Genomic window (Ananas comosus cultivar F153 linkage group 1, ASM154086v1, whole genome shotgun sequence):
ttgatatatagaaagCTATAACATATTAAGTACAGTTAATTTGTATGACTAAATTTACATAGTAAGTAGAGGCCCCCGTGCGGACCGACTCAGCGAGCACTTATATAGGTCGCGGCTCGGCTTCGCTGGACGATGCTTCTTGAAGGAGACAATGTTCTTCagaggctcttcttcttcttcttcttcttctttgttaacacaatgagagaaagagggagatgaGTGCGCAGTAGGAGATTAGacgatgatatttttttatggtgcatgtaaaagagttacaaaagagaGGGGGTAGGAGATTAATTAATGGAGGATGAGAGTGGTGCATGTAAAAGAATTACAAAAGAGAGGGAGTGGAAGATTAATGGAGGAGGAAAGTggttaaagttataaaatagaatcttaatatggtgcatgtaattaaatattgcatGTAATTAGAGTAGTGGTGAGGTGAGTTAGGCgttaagaaaagaagaagatggtttgatttaaagttagatttaaagttacatataattaaatgttgtaACTTACATATAATTAGAGGAGTGGAGAGGTGAAGAATTGAGAGTTGAAAAGAGGAGaaggtggtttgatttaaagttggctATGGAAGTAAGAATaacatgccacgtggcaaaaagtaTTATGGCTTCATATAGGTTTATAGATATAGctaaatatcttattttgatAACTAATGAATCGTGCTTTCGGATCAAACTTGGACATATTCAAATTGACACAAAATATTTTTGGGCTTAAATTTTTAAGGCCATTGTGGACCCAAAGTTATAATTTTGATACCCAAAGCCCAGTCCATACATGGGCTATCGGGtcgggccttgtttaggcctgaacccagttccacccctatacatgagagagagaaagagagagaggttaaAATCTAGAGAGAGTAGAGGATAGCAACAATCCAGTGAATGATATTTCTtttgtattgaatataaataaaaaattaaaatttttaaaaaacattctttttaatataaaagttgTTGTTTATAGCTATCTTTTTTAGGTTTCGTTTGAGATTGCGGAAAGATTGTGTTACGTGCgataaaaaagtacaataaaaaaaaatatcatatttatttctatacgtaatattgcgttcggCATATCATGATTagttggttacgatatatttttttgcgGTTTCATCGGATAACGtagaaatatatccctatatacttttatcaaaattctattttatctaatagcgttactAGTCATGTCACAGTAACTTATTTATTTCCTATATCATACGAGAGATGAGAAATAAGAAATTCTAAATTATTGTGTGCATGTTTGGACCATAAAAACTTGATTTAGTTctattttaactttcaaaaaattaactttttcatattatttttatatattaaagtaataaaaaattaaataaagtttaaTGGCTTATACAAGATGAATTTATGACTATTTGATCATTcgtatatgatattttaaaattgcaaaatttaatgACTATAAAAGTCTATATTATTTTGAACGTGGTTAATTCATATGCTTAATATCTAAACTAATGTGAAATTATATGACTCTTCACAAAACGAATTtgaaatgaaaatatataaaaatataattctttattttctAGTGAgattatagaaaatatatataacaaactTATTACAATATATGAAGGGCGATATTGATATTATGTAcggagataaataaaatatttttgattgtattttaaatatattttaattttactatacgTACATATTAAGATTAAATATTTAGAGTTATTTTAAATCATTTACATATTGGTTCAAAATACCCTACCTGCTTAACTAACTTTTGTTCACTTCGCGCCACGCAACGTTGCATGGGCCCCACATGTCACTCTCTCATTACGTCCGTTATTGCGTGCACCGCCCCTTACACGAAACACCGAATCCTCCTCCCCACGAGCGCCACGTGTCCAATCTCAGTTTTTCGACACGCGTACCCCAAAACGTCCGCGGCATAAAAAACCGGAATAAGAATATAACCCGACCCGTTTCGTTTCGgcataaaattcaatttttaattattaattaaataaatttctttttatagGAGGGAGGTGAGGGAGCTCGTCGATTCCTTTCCGTTTTtggctctctctctcgtatCTCTCCTCTTTACTCCTCTATAGAGAAGAGAACTgtttagttatttattattatttattattttattttattcaatatatattaatattaattttgaaaaaaagttggtgtggggaaaataataataataataataattatattattattgtttttatatacatacattttaAAAAGGGAGGGGTTTGGGAAATGGCGGAGGAGGCGATCGAGATCGCCGGAGATCGCGGCGGGcgaagggcggcggcggcggagtatAGGAGGGAGGTGAGGGAGCTCGTCGATCTCCTCTCGAACCTCAACCCTTCCGCGGAGGAGTTCGTGCCCTCGTCGCGCTCTTcgcatggcggcggcggcggcggcggcggcgggaggaggacgacgaggagcgGTGGAGCGCTCTCCGCCGAGGCGGCGCCGCTGTTCATGGCGCCGCACGATTACTACGCCGCGCAGATGATTAACGCGTGGTTTCACGATGCAGCGGCGATAAACGATGGGGGATTGAACGATTGGGGATTGCGAGATCAGTATTCTCGGAGGGTAAAAGCGCCGATCTCTCCGATATTTTACTTTCTTTCCTGTTTTTGTTGATGCGTGATTATGATCCATGATGCAATCAGAATGTTATAGGTTTTAGGGTTCTCTAATCTTGTTAATTTGTGAAAGAAAAGTATATTAGTTCATTTATTCTCGTAATTTTTACAGAGTAAAAGTAGTTACAGTGAGAGAAGGAGGAGATCGAGTGTTAGTAGTATTCAAAAAGCTCAGAGGGAGGACTCCATCAAAAAGACTGTTTATATATCCGAAATCGATCGGCAGGTAAAGAATATTTCTTATTtcgattttgattatttttagtttttgttcATATATCTCCATGTATGTCTCATCTAGATGTTTGAATGGTTATCTCAGATCACTGAAGAGCAACTCGCGGCGTTATTTAGTAACTGTGGGAAAGTAAGATCCTTCTCACGATTAATTGCGcatcgatatatatatttttaatctgtGATTCtctgaaaattataaatatctttCTTTTGCAATTTGCAATTTGCAATTATGGGTATTCAAGATATCTCTACttattcccttttcttttcatcTTCCAGAGATTTGTCTTGATTGTTCCTAATTTCAAGAATATGTGTACTTTACTTCTTGAATTATGAAACTTACTTGGAGTATTAGATTTGCAGCTTATTGCATAGCGGAAATTCAGGgtattcatataaattccagaACCTTTTTCTTGTAGGGTTCTACATATTTACTCTGTGGATAGATTTCTTATTAGGTATTTCTAGGCAACTTTTTGGGGGTAGATTccttcaaattttagatttcacaAGCTAGGTTGCTCATTATCTAATCATTTTACCCATGCTAGATATGTGATTAGTTAC
Coding sequences:
- the LOC109721908 gene encoding polyadenylate-binding protein-interacting protein 11-like, which translates into the protein MAEEAIEIAGDRGGRRAAAAEYRREVRELVDLLSNLNPSAEEFVPSSRSSHGGGGGGGGGRRTTRSGGALSAEAAPLFMAPHDYYAAQMINAWFHDAAAINDGGLNDWGLRDQYSRRSKSSYSERRRRSSVSSIQKAQREDSIKKTVYISEIDRQITEEQLAALFSNCGKVVDCRICGDANSALRFAFVEFASENGARAALNLGGTMLGYHPVRVLPSKTAILPVNPTFLPQSEDEREMCTRTVYCTNIDKKVTQNDLKSFFESNCGEVSRLRLLGDRVHSTRIAFVEFAEAEGALAALSCSGLFVGNLRVRVSPSKTPVRPRTPRSAMAD